One Brassica napus cultivar Da-Ae chromosome C4, Da-Ae, whole genome shotgun sequence genomic region harbors:
- the LOC106374032 gene encoding F-box/LRR-repeat protein At2g29930-like, with the protein MKTESFTSNTLVKLTLSNVFFLSGLPPPNGGVSFPNLKTPSLVSVGFEPCEVYEYLISGCPVLEELFIRYASPSECSWMVVNQSITVSSPSIKRMSISYPSRDYWERPASEVFRTPSLVYLDHSGYVAGHYHVDFTSLVEARLDLRRERVLAAEEDGIDDSSDGGWDEDVYDEDGSCFGVEHNAEVHDDVIDDDADIDDNDAADSDSDSDGEDSLPDVVNLVEGISNVKTLHLSPYFLEVFDICCKSMQVFHKLLTLSFESDKERGWQVVPLILKNSPNLETLVIKGLVHQVTDKCGDACVCIAKKKKKMEEEEKVCCLSTCQVKVLNISGYGGTGRERKQMRHFLGNLKCLETVKVGLVAENHHEDNSVNNHYQIITNALTKLPRASSNCQIHFF; encoded by the exons ATGAAAACAGAGTCCTTCACGAGCAACACGCTGGTCAAGCTTACGTTATCTAAtgtgttttttctttctggTCTTCCTCCTCCTAATGGCGGCGTGTCTTTCCCAAACCTCAAAACGCCTTCTCTCGTTTCGGTTGGGTTTGAGCCTTGTGAGGTGTATGAGTATCTCATCTCTGGCTGCCCTGTGCTTGAGGAGTTATTCATACGCTATGCTTCTCCCTCGGAGTGTAGCTGGATGGTTGTGAATCAGTCCATCACAGTGTCTAGTCCTTCTATTAAGAGAATGTCCATCTCTTACCCTTCTCGTGATTACTGGGAGCGTCCCGCTAGTGAGGTGTTTCGGACACCGAGTCTTGTCTACCTTGACCATTCTGGTTACGTGGCGGGACATTATCATGTTGATTTCACCTCGCTTGTTGAAGCTAGACTGGATCTTAGACGGGAGCGAGTTTTAGCTGCGGAGGAGGATGGTATTGATGATTCTAGTGACGGTGGTTGGGATGAGGATGTTTATGATGAAGATGGCAGTTGTTTTGGTGTGGAGCATAATGCAGAGGTTCATGATGATGTTATAGATGATGATGCTGATATAGATGATAATGATGCTGCTGATAGTGATAGTGATAGTGATGGAGAAGATAGTTTGCCTGATGTTGTGAATCTGGTTGAAGGGATAAGCAACGTTAAAACTCTTCACTTGTCTCCTTATTTTCTTGAG GTGTTTGACATTTGCTGTAAATCGATGCAGGTGTTTCACAAGCTCCTTACTTTGTCTTTTGAGAGTGACAAAGAAAGAGGATGGCAAGTGGTGCCACTTATTCTCAAAAACTCTCCAAACCTGGAAACTTTAGTCATCAAG GGTCTTGTGCACCAAGTTACAGATAAATGCGGGGACGCCTGTGTTTGCATAgctaagaaaaagaagaagatggaggaggaggagaaagtATGTTGTTTATCGACTTGTCAAGTGAAGGTGCTAAACATTTCAGGGTATGGAGGGACTGGTAGAGAGCGAAAACAGATGAGGCATTTCTTGGGAAATTTGAAATGTCTTGAAACTGTCAAGGTTGGTCTTGTAGCTGAGAATCACCACGAAGACAACAGTGTTAACAATCACTACCAGATAATCACCAATGCTCTTACTAAGCTTCCCAGAGCTTCATCAAATTGTCAAATCCATTTCTTTTGA